A genome region from Setaria italica strain Yugu1 chromosome III, Setaria_italica_v2.0, whole genome shotgun sequence includes the following:
- the LOC101764571 gene encoding uncharacterized protein LOC101764571 codes for MDGTASRPAAMAEQPAGTAGEGARTEGPKDPSWEYRLRKYLLLLATLVATVTYGAAFNPPGGVWQEGDPSRDRIAGDPIIRETSYARYLVFFYSNATAFASSLVVIVLVLILSILHDRGGISLAPVLAILRLVMVLDLLSLMVAYAAGTFRDGLTAIYSLVLLASVVAYLAVHTLLASFPASDEQRMDRRAVAKVHKVLMLLASLTAPADKGKDGAPEKKMDKGEDESPEHAGESEAERADKSALLRLRKVLMLLATFAVSVTYVAGLSAPGGFWDNDGGGHRPGRAILKGGRHDARLKAFFVFNTTAFVASLLIIIILLDKKLAFSKNFRSVELYVFIAVTLIGLVGAYSAGSCRQIDTTIYVNSLVGAVIGFILVQAAIVKFCKDAITNSCLWKQLKRIRDKVSGCLCGTEQSCLEQSTQRQPNTGNSNGSAKQQVHQVLERARSLVLLLATLAAAITYQAGLNPPGGLWQRADAGGRYMAGDPILLTTNPKRYKAFYYCNSVAFVASLVAIVLVRMKTLHHHNALEAAMILDLLGLIGAYAAGSCRDVNTSIHAMALAGAVLVYVVIHLVLVDRKDGSTRGQDQASPENEEEEKAKQLEKRRKRLLLFAILAATITYQAGLTPPSGFLLKDDQATGHLAGDPVLLNNYPRRYTAFFYCNSVSFMLSIALIIVLVNPNLYRPAIRTNALSVCTAAGMMSIMGAYAAGSTQHLKTSIYIFALAAFVLFVVIVAVVFLVIHEKRDQRDKAKKKKDRKAEQASKERDNGAEKPSASLETDADLEKNLKPENDAEKPSTKETPKTEDEVLQKKLNAKRKYLMLLGILVASITYQAGLAPPGGVWQDDGAGHAAGDPVMHDNRRHRYLAFFYSNSTSFVASVVVIVLLLPPSLNKKWWSWWLGVMNTTIVLDLLGLLIAYAAGSSRSWKTAGYVSALVIAVLAYFVVHVAVSCFLRSKGGDSSGHSDRQNEGANGQSPARSN; via the exons ATGGATGGCACGgcgagccggccggcggcgatggcggagcAGCCCGCCGGCACCGCCGGGGAGGGCGCGAGGACGGAAGGACCCAAGGACCCGTCGTGGGAGTACAGGCTGCGCAAGTACCTCCTGCTGCTAGCCACGCTGGTGGCCACCGTAACGTACGGCGCGGCGTTCAACCCGCCCGGCGGCGTGTGGCAGGAGGGCGACCCCTCCCGCGACCGCATCGCCGGCGACCCCATCATCCGGGAGACCAGCTACGCCCGCTACCTGGTCTTCTTCTACAGCAACGCCACCGCTTTTGCCTCCTcgctcgtcgtcatcgtcctcgtCCTCATCCTGTCCATCCTGCACGACCGGGGCGGGATCAGCCTGGCGCCGGTGCTCGCCATACTCCGGCTCGTCATGGTCCTAGACCTGCTCAGCCTCATGGTCGCCTACGCCGCCGGCACGTTCCGGGACGGGCTCACGGCCATCTACTCCTTGGTCCTGCTCGCCAGCGTCGTCGCCTACCTCGCCGTCCACACGTTGCTGGCCTCATTTCCGGCGTCGGACGAGCAGAGGATGGACAGGAGGGCGGTTGCGAAGGTCCACAAggtgctgatgctgctggcctCGTTGACGGCGCCGGCGGACAAGGGGAAAGACGGCGCGCCCGAGAAGAAGATGGACAAGGGGGAGGATGAGTCGCCGGAGCATGCCGGCGAATCGGAGGCGGAGAGGGCGGACAAGAGCGCGCTGCTGCGGCTCCGCAAggtgctgatgctgctggccaCGTTCGCCGTCAGCGTCACGTACGTCGCCGGCCTCAGCGCGCCGGGAGGATTCTGGgacaacgacggcggcggccaccgcccAGGCCGGGCCATTCTCAAGGGCGGACGCCACGACGCGCGCCTCAAGGCCTTCTTCGTCTTCAACACCACCGCCTTCGTCGCGTCcctgctcatcatcatcattctcCTGGACAAGAAGCTTGCCTTCAGCAAGAATTTTCGGTCGGTCGAGCTCTACGTCTTCATCGCCGTCACGCTCATCGGCCTCGTCGGGGCGTACTCCGCCGGCAGCTGCCGGCAGATTGACACTACCATCTATGTCAACTCTCTGGTTGGTGCCGTCATTGGTTTCATTCTCGTTCAAGCGGCCATTGTTAAGTTTTGCAAAGATGCCATAACGAACAGCTGCTTGTGGAAACAACTAAAACGCATCCGTGATAAAGTGTCAGGATGTCTGTGTGGCACAGAACAATCTTGTTTGGAGCAGAGCACTCAACGACAGCCAAACACTGGCAATTCGAATGGCAG TGCCAAGCAGCAAGTACATCAAGTGCTGGAGAGGGCTCGCTCTCTTGTTCTGCTGCTCGCCACTCTCGCAGCGGCCATCACCTACCAAGCAGGCCTGAACCCACCGGGCGGCCTCTGGCAGCGCGCCGATGCCGGCGGCCGCTACATGGCCGGCGACCCAATCCTGCTGACCACAAACCCCAAGCGGTACAAGGCCTTCTACTACTGCAACTCTGTCGCCTTCGTGGCCTCCCTGGTAGCCATCGTCCTCGTCCGGATGAAGACACTGCACCACCACAACGCCCTGGAGGCTGCCATGATACTGGACCTACTGGGCCTCATCGGCGCATACGCCGCCGGGAGCTGCCGGGACGTCAACACCTCAATCCACGCCATGGCCTTGGCCGGCGCGGTCCTCGTCTACGTGGTGATCCATCTTGTATTGGTGGACCGCAAGGACGGCAGCACAAGAGGGCAGGATCAAGCTTCACCGgagaacgaggaggaggaaaaggctAAGCAGTTGGAGAAGAGGCGCAAGCGGCTGCTCCTCTTCGCGATCTTGGCGGCCACCATCACCTACCAAGCCGGCCTGACCCCGCCGAGCGGCTTCCTGCTCAAGGACGATCAAGCAACCGGGCACCTCGCCGGCGACCCCGTGCTGCTCAACAACTACCCGCGCCGTTACACGGCATTCTTCTACTGCAACTCGGTGAGCTTCATGCTGTCCATCGCGCTCATTATCGTCCTCGTAAACCCCAACCTTTACCGGCCCGCCATCCGGACCAACGCTTTGTCTGTTTGCACGGCGGCGGGCATGATGAGTATCATGGGCGCATACGCCGCCGGCAGCACGCAGCATCTCAAGACATCCATCTACATCTTCGCATTGGCGGCGTTCGTCCTCTTTGTGGTCATAGTGGCTGTTGTGTTCTTGGTCATCCATGAGAAAAGGGATCAGAGGGACAaagctaaaaagaaaaaagacagGAAAGCAGAGCAGGCATCCAAGGAACGGGACAACGGAGCAGAGAAACCCAGTGCCTCCCTGGAAACAGATGCAGACTTGGAGAAGAACCTGAAACCAGAGAATGATGCAGAGAAGCCGTCTACcaaggagaccccgaagacagAAGATGAGGTACTACAAAAGAAGCTGAACGCCAAGCGCAAGTATCTCATGCTGCTGGGAATCCTGGTGGCGAGCATCACCTACCAGGCCGGCCTGGCACCGCCTGGCGGGGTCTGGCAGGATGACGGCGCCGGGCACGCTGCGGGCGACCCGGTGATGCACGACAACCGGAGGCACCGGTACCTGGCCTTCTTCTACAGCAACTCCACCTCCTTCGTTGCGTCCGTCGTGGTCATCGTCCTCCTGCTGCCTCCGTCGCTGAACAAGAAGTGGTGGAGCTGGTGGCTCGGGGTGATGAACACGACGATCGTGCTGGACCTGCTCGGCCTCCTGATCGCTTACGCCGCCGGCTCCAGCCGGTCGTGGAAGACCGCCGGATACGTCTCCGCGCTCGTCATCGCCGTGCTGGCCTATTTCGTGGTCCATGTGGCTGTATCGTGCTTCTTGAGAAGTAAAGGAGGAGACAGCTCCGGCCACTCCGACCGTCAGAACGAAGGGGCAAATGGACAGAGTCCAGCTCGCTCAAACTAA